One window of Enterobacter sp. RHBSTW-00175 genomic DNA carries:
- a CDS encoding GspH/FimT family protein, with translation MAHQKGFTLLEVLLVVVILAAAVAGVTAMQSDRLSTSGKLRQRADAFRQSVEYAVDLALLEKHAVALRLSEEGWALYLPQIDARTGWQWVAATNHDNLPLHGEWERAKSPDITPSTKGTSPQIIIMPDGQMTPFTLLFRKDDGEKILLIHSAGSLPLDIRPVKEPQ, from the coding sequence ATGGCACATCAAAAAGGATTCACTTTGCTGGAAGTGCTTCTGGTGGTGGTCATTCTCGCAGCTGCGGTTGCGGGGGTAACCGCCATGCAAAGCGATCGGCTGAGCACGAGCGGAAAGCTACGCCAGCGCGCCGATGCATTCAGGCAATCAGTTGAATACGCAGTGGATCTTGCGCTGCTGGAAAAACATGCCGTTGCCTTACGGCTGTCTGAAGAGGGTTGGGCACTCTACCTTCCGCAGATAGATGCACGTACCGGCTGGCAATGGGTAGCCGCCACAAATCACGACAACTTACCGCTTCACGGTGAATGGGAAAGAGCGAAGTCACCGGACATTACCCCATCAACGAAAGGCACTTCACCGCAAATTATTATTATGCCTGATGGCCAGATGACGCCATTCACCCTGCTGTTCAGGAAAGATGATGGCGAAAAAATCCTGCTTATACACAGCGCCGGTTCGCTGCCGCTGGACATTAGGCCAGTAAAGGAGCCGCAATGA
- the gspD gene encoding type II secretion system secretin GspD, which translates to MKGTSPGQRMKALSLALLLVTSGKPAFSADYTANFNGADIQTFVSIVGQNIGKTILIDPDVTASISVRSSDTFTEEEYYQFFLSVLDLYGFSLISLDNGLLKVVRSEKAKTLPGRITSGAQPGKGDELVTRIVSLENVPARALSPLLRQMLDGSSVGNVVHYEPSNALIITGKASSVNRLLEVVKRVDVMGDEKEQIIPLKYASASDLADVLTDLSRESGKEAKPATLQTRIVADKRTNSLIVSGSDRARARVLQLIARLDTQDQGQGNTRVWYLKYAKADKLVEVLTGVTQKLKDEKAGSSKTTNNSNGNDISITADEQTNSLVVTADQGILQQLSDVISKLDIRRAQVLVEAIIVEVQDGRGLNLGVQWANKNVGVQQFTRTGLPIFNAAQGIHEFKSQGGITSDNPAYDLFSGYTGLAAGFFNGDWGVLLTALNTDNKNDILSTPSIVTLDNKEAAFNVGQDVPVLSGSQTTAADNIYSTVERKTVGTKLKVTPQINEGDSVLMEIEQEVSSVDSSTTSSTLGPTFNTRTIQNAVLVKSGETVVLGGLMDDASKQEVSKVPLLGDIPLIGQLFRYTSNEKSKRNLMVFIRPTIIRDDDVYHSLSREKYTSFKDMQRERSDKQHDKLINVDNIDELDDRAFDNAPAAPAAKNPFRENRAK; encoded by the coding sequence ATGAAAGGGACCTCTCCAGGCCAGCGAATGAAAGCCCTTTCGCTGGCATTGTTACTTGTCACTTCCGGTAAACCCGCATTTTCAGCAGATTACACCGCTAACTTTAATGGCGCGGACATTCAAACATTTGTCAGTATTGTGGGCCAGAACATAGGGAAAACCATTCTGATAGATCCTGATGTAACGGCATCTATTTCTGTAAGAAGTTCAGACACCTTTACTGAGGAAGAATATTATCAATTTTTCCTGAGCGTACTGGATCTTTACGGTTTTTCACTCATCAGTCTTGATAACGGATTGCTGAAAGTCGTGCGCTCCGAAAAAGCAAAGACCCTGCCTGGTCGAATTACCAGCGGCGCACAGCCCGGTAAAGGGGATGAGCTGGTCACACGTATTGTCTCACTGGAAAATGTCCCCGCACGTGCGCTCTCTCCTCTGCTGCGGCAAATGTTAGACGGCAGTAGCGTGGGCAACGTTGTGCACTATGAACCCTCAAACGCGCTGATCATCACCGGGAAAGCGTCATCCGTAAATCGCCTTCTGGAGGTTGTAAAACGCGTCGATGTAATGGGTGATGAGAAAGAGCAAATCATCCCACTGAAATACGCCTCTGCCAGCGATCTGGCCGATGTACTCACCGACCTGTCGCGGGAAAGCGGAAAAGAAGCGAAACCGGCAACGCTCCAGACGCGCATCGTTGCCGACAAAAGAACGAATTCGCTGATCGTCAGCGGTTCCGATCGCGCGCGCGCGCGCGTTTTACAGCTCATCGCGCGGCTCGATACGCAAGACCAGGGCCAAGGCAATACCCGCGTCTGGTATTTGAAATATGCCAAAGCGGACAAACTCGTTGAGGTGCTGACGGGCGTCACACAAAAATTAAAAGATGAAAAAGCGGGATCATCCAAAACCACCAACAATAGCAACGGTAACGATATCTCAATAACGGCCGATGAACAGACCAACTCACTGGTGGTTACCGCGGACCAGGGCATTCTGCAACAACTGAGCGATGTTATCTCAAAGCTGGATATTCGTCGAGCTCAGGTTCTGGTCGAAGCAATCATTGTGGAAGTTCAGGATGGCAGAGGTCTTAACCTGGGTGTGCAGTGGGCGAACAAAAATGTTGGTGTGCAACAGTTTACCAGAACCGGCTTACCCATCTTTAATGCGGCGCAGGGCATCCATGAGTTTAAGTCTCAGGGTGGTATCACCAGCGACAACCCGGCGTACGATCTCTTCAGTGGCTATACCGGTCTTGCGGCGGGCTTCTTCAACGGTGACTGGGGAGTACTGCTGACCGCTCTCAATACTGACAATAAAAACGATATCCTCTCCACGCCCAGTATTGTGACGCTGGATAACAAAGAAGCCGCGTTCAACGTTGGCCAGGACGTTCCCGTGCTCTCAGGTTCCCAAACCACCGCAGCCGATAACATTTACAGCACTGTCGAGCGTAAAACCGTCGGCACGAAGCTGAAAGTCACCCCTCAAATCAACGAGGGCGACTCCGTTTTAATGGAGATAGAGCAAGAGGTTTCCAGCGTCGACTCTTCGACAACGTCCTCCACGCTGGGACCCACATTCAACACCCGCACCATCCAGAATGCGGTGCTGGTAAAAAGTGGGGAAACCGTTGTGCTTGGCGGATTGATGGATGATGCCAGTAAGCAGGAAGTCTCGAAAGTTCCTCTGTTAGGTGATATCCCGTTGATTGGACAGCTGTTCCGCTACACCTCGAATGAAAAGAGTAAACGTAACCTGATGGTCTTTATCCGCCCAACCATCATTCGGGACGACGACGTATATCACTCGCTCTCACGGGAAAAATATACCAGCTTCAAGGATATGCAAAGGGAGCGCAGTGATAAGCAGCATGACAAGCTCATTAATGTCGACAACATTGATGAACTGGATGACCGCGCATTTGATAACGCCCCTGCGGCGCCTGCTGCCAAAAATCCGTTCAGGGAAAACCGCGCAAAATGA
- the gspI gene encoding type II secretion system minor pseudopilin GspI, with translation MKNQSGMLLLEVLLALAIFATAVTGLVSSMQWQLSALDTLKQEMLARWVADNQLIKAHGGQDALKTGQSSQLNMTFAWQFSGRSQTPGLFTRSSITVVTPGGRSLILNDWASVSGEQGEKHD, from the coding sequence ATGAAAAATCAGAGTGGAATGCTCCTGTTGGAGGTATTGCTGGCACTGGCCATTTTTGCCACGGCGGTTACGGGATTAGTCAGCAGTATGCAATGGCAGCTCTCAGCGCTGGATACCCTGAAACAAGAGATGCTTGCACGGTGGGTTGCAGATAATCAGCTGATTAAAGCGCATGGTGGCCAGGACGCATTGAAGACCGGGCAGTCATCACAGTTAAACATGACCTTTGCCTGGCAATTCTCCGGGCGCTCGCAAACCCCGGGATTGTTTACGCGCAGCAGCATCACCGTGGTAACCCCGGGAGGGCGTTCACTAATCCTCAACGACTGGGCTTCGGTATCCGGGGAGCAAGGGGAAAAGCATGATTAA
- a CDS encoding type II secretion system protein J, translated as MINRQHGFTLLEVMLAVAIFSALSFMATIVFSQASEQHQRAQKIANDFHALQYSLLLLENDLTQFVPRKNRQTNQTFTSSSDDVVFTTQTRDAALPFDTATVLATVHWYVQDGTLYRAVKYAPDDKEDKTPRPLLSGITHFNAALALAEGNNLSTTVSITLEQENQQTIHRLFILPGWIPEKQTPRTDGASK; from the coding sequence ATGATTAACAGGCAGCACGGTTTTACCCTTCTTGAAGTGATGCTGGCGGTCGCGATTTTCTCAGCGCTCAGTTTTATGGCGACGATTGTCTTTTCCCAGGCATCAGAACAGCACCAGCGCGCGCAAAAAATTGCCAACGATTTCCATGCCTTACAATACTCCCTGTTGCTGCTTGAAAATGACCTGACGCAATTCGTTCCCAGAAAAAATCGTCAGACTAACCAGACATTTACAAGCAGTTCGGATGATGTGGTTTTCACCACCCAGACACGAGATGCCGCGCTGCCTTTCGACACCGCAACGGTACTGGCAACGGTCCACTGGTATGTTCAGGACGGAACGCTCTATCGCGCGGTGAAATACGCGCCAGATGACAAGGAGGATAAGACGCCACGCCCGCTGTTATCCGGCATTACTCATTTTAATGCCGCACTGGCGCTCGCAGAGGGCAACAATCTATCCACCACCGTTTCCATAACCCTGGAGCAGGAAAACCAGCAGACCATTCATCGTCTGTTTATTCTGCCCGGGTGGATCCCAGAGAAACAAACGCCCCGCACTGATGGGGCCAGCAAATGA
- the gspK gene encoding type II secretion system minor pseudopilin GspK, with amino-acid sequence MKTQRGAALLIVLMILALMAALAAEMTLSFQTQLQRSRRTSDTLQAKYALLYAESEATSGVVKHDDERLAGMAELGDNTRVRWRTDDMQNCFNLNALENTPAAPLASMPYEISVFAALLDKLGVDKGRAEEIIQSVADDIDTDTSPRSKGAEDEYYQRDGIQHLTANQMLFLPTEIRTLKGMTHTIYEKLAPLICTAFSNDLSININSLTAAQAPLLAAIFLNDISTSDARALLKKRPEKGWKTVDAFLYQAQQDYSAVKPRVDQLKKYLTTNSHYFLVTSTAHEGELTSGMRTFFYYDDKKKTIGLYLRQLTDGEHEE; translated from the coding sequence ATGAAAACACAGAGAGGGGCAGCGCTGCTTATCGTGCTGATGATTCTGGCGTTGATGGCTGCACTGGCGGCCGAAATGACCCTGAGTTTTCAGACTCAGCTCCAGCGCAGCAGACGTACCAGCGACACATTGCAGGCAAAATACGCCCTGCTGTATGCCGAAAGTGAAGCCACCTCCGGCGTAGTAAAACATGATGATGAACGCCTGGCAGGGATGGCGGAACTGGGTGACAACACAAGGGTACGCTGGCGCACTGACGATATGCAAAACTGCTTTAATCTGAATGCGCTGGAAAACACGCCAGCCGCACCTCTGGCCTCTATGCCCTATGAGATCAGCGTATTTGCAGCTCTGCTCGATAAACTCGGTGTCGATAAAGGTCGCGCAGAAGAGATTATCCAGTCTGTGGCGGATGACATAGACACCGATACCTCTCCACGGAGCAAAGGGGCGGAAGATGAGTATTACCAACGAGACGGCATTCAGCATCTGACCGCAAATCAGATGCTCTTTTTGCCCACAGAGATCCGCACATTAAAAGGCATGACCCACACGATTTACGAGAAACTCGCCCCGTTAATTTGTACCGCATTCAGCAACGATTTATCCATCAATATCAATAGTCTCACCGCGGCGCAGGCACCGCTTCTTGCCGCTATTTTTCTTAACGATATCAGTACGTCAGATGCCAGGGCATTGCTCAAAAAGCGCCCCGAAAAGGGGTGGAAAACAGTCGATGCCTTTCTCTATCAGGCCCAGCAGGATTACAGCGCGGTTAAACCACGAGTGGATCAGCTGAAAAAGTATCTGACGACCAATAGCCACTATTTTTTGGTCACATCCACCGCTCATGAAGGTGAGCTGACTTCGGGTATGCGAACATTTTTCTATTATGACGACAAGAAGAAAACAATTGGGCTCTATTTACGCCAACTCACGGATGGCGAACATGAAGAGTAA
- the gspF gene encoding type II secretion system inner membrane protein GspF yields the protein MKFRWVATDDNGDRHTGVSEAESEREMVARLRSQSLLPQSIKQQRHRTTLWRFSARVSHAELTLFTRQLATLMAAALPLDEALAAIQQQKESKNLVSIIGALRQAVLEGQSLSAAMQLHPRLFDTVYCTLVKAGETVGQAGAVLERLADFNEARQRMRSKLTQALIYPSLLTTVAILVVVILLTAVVPKVAAQFIHLRHELPLTTRLLLAISHFLSAQGPWLLLLFITLGGLFSCWLKREGNRLRFHRLLTRFRLVCAINSARYLRALSILNVSGVPLLQAMALSAEGVMNQEIRQRLCSAAESVRQGNSVSQSLGKTHIFPPMMLYMIASGEKSGQLGELMQRATDNQEIHLQNRITMALAIFEPALIVLMAAIVLFIVVAVMQPILQLNSLMN from the coding sequence ATGAAATTTCGCTGGGTAGCGACCGATGATAACGGCGACCGTCACACTGGCGTGAGCGAGGCCGAAAGCGAGCGGGAGATGGTAGCCCGGCTGCGAAGCCAGTCACTGCTGCCGCAGTCCATAAAGCAGCAGCGCCACAGGACAACACTATGGCGGTTTTCTGCACGGGTCAGTCATGCAGAACTCACGCTTTTTACGCGCCAGCTCGCTACCCTGATGGCTGCTGCACTGCCGCTGGATGAGGCGCTCGCCGCTATCCAGCAGCAAAAAGAGAGTAAAAATCTTGTCAGTATTATCGGAGCACTTCGTCAGGCAGTGCTGGAAGGGCAATCCCTTTCCGCCGCGATGCAACTGCATCCTCGACTGTTTGATACCGTCTATTGCACGCTTGTTAAGGCCGGAGAAACCGTAGGTCAGGCTGGCGCGGTTCTGGAAAGACTGGCTGACTTTAATGAAGCCCGGCAGCGTATGCGCAGCAAACTCACGCAGGCGTTAATTTACCCCTCCCTGCTCACCACGGTTGCCATTCTGGTGGTGGTTATCCTGCTCACCGCTGTTGTGCCAAAAGTTGCCGCACAGTTTATTCATCTCCGGCACGAGCTCCCGCTCACAACCCGCCTGCTGCTCGCCATTAGCCACTTTCTGTCAGCGCAGGGACCCTGGCTGTTGCTGTTATTCATCACCTTAGGTGGCCTGTTTTCCTGCTGGCTAAAGCGAGAAGGAAACCGGCTTCGTTTTCATCGTCTGTTGACTCGCTTTCGGCTGGTTTGCGCCATCAACAGCGCTCGCTATTTACGCGCCCTCAGCATTCTCAACGTGAGCGGCGTACCACTACTTCAGGCAATGGCTCTTTCGGCTGAAGGGGTGATGAACCAGGAGATACGCCAGCGTCTGTGCAGCGCCGCGGAAAGCGTACGTCAGGGAAATAGTGTCAGCCAGTCACTTGGGAAGACGCATATTTTCCCGCCCATGATGCTGTACATGATCGCCTCCGGGGAAAAAAGTGGCCAGTTGGGGGAGCTCATGCAGCGCGCGACGGATAACCAGGAAATTCATCTGCAAAACCGTATCACGATGGCGCTGGCGATATTTGAACCTGCACTGATTGTCCTCATGGCCGCCATCGTGCTGTTTATTGTCGTGGCGGTCATGCAACCGATATTACAACTTAACTCATTGATGAACTAA
- the gspL gene encoding type II secretion system protein GspL, giving the protein MKSKTTSLPAPRLIVRLHKQTEDPVEWAIYQDDCCKDVQKLPRENLTELAALPAARQTQLLVPVEKATCRTLVIPDENYELTDQKLHWLADDTLDEDAPSLHWTLLSRQGTRLVVAGIEKAWLDAELKMLSSAGLNIVHATIDALCLPAPENGWTVLKDDDAWLVRTQEGVVSRLTETWLLHLLTHFPPQQLTHYGALPGPHQGTLVKSECHIMAHFADTELPNLLHDGICPPAQLSPWTGRLKSVSLCSIALAAGIALLIQGACYWQLLGLEKQLRNTLAQQWQRYIPENRHSSNVRVWLPKQLQQHSPAPFALLLQIQSGLASFPGLALEGVSYNSQKKSLQLYLYASDESQVQQFIKQGIAGFSLKIGKHEQGLWTLSND; this is encoded by the coding sequence ATGAAGAGTAAAACAACCTCTCTGCCCGCGCCCAGACTGATCGTTCGCCTGCATAAACAGACGGAGGATCCTGTGGAATGGGCCATATATCAAGACGATTGCTGCAAAGACGTTCAAAAGTTGCCACGTGAAAATCTCACTGAACTGGCTGCCCTGCCCGCAGCCCGGCAAACCCAACTGCTTGTTCCGGTTGAAAAAGCAACGTGCAGAACCCTGGTGATCCCTGATGAAAACTACGAACTGACCGATCAGAAGTTGCACTGGCTTGCCGATGACACACTCGATGAGGATGCCCCCTCCCTTCACTGGACGTTGCTGTCTCGCCAGGGAACACGCCTCGTTGTCGCAGGCATAGAAAAGGCATGGCTAGATGCAGAGCTGAAGATGCTCAGTTCAGCGGGCCTGAACATTGTGCACGCGACCATTGACGCCCTCTGCTTACCGGCACCAGAGAACGGTTGGACAGTGTTGAAAGACGATGACGCCTGGCTTGTCAGAACACAGGAGGGAGTTGTATCTCGTCTGACAGAAACGTGGCTTCTCCACCTACTGACGCACTTCCCTCCCCAGCAGTTAACCCATTATGGCGCGCTGCCGGGACCACACCAGGGCACATTGGTAAAATCAGAATGCCACATCATGGCGCATTTTGCGGATACAGAGTTGCCCAATCTGTTGCACGATGGCATTTGTCCTCCCGCACAGCTTTCCCCGTGGACTGGGCGGCTAAAGTCCGTCTCACTTTGCAGTATTGCCCTGGCCGCAGGTATCGCGCTACTTATCCAGGGGGCCTGCTACTGGCAACTTCTTGGACTGGAAAAACAACTCAGGAATACTCTGGCACAGCAATGGCAACGCTATATTCCGGAAAACCGACACAGCAGTAACGTGCGCGTCTGGCTGCCAAAGCAATTGCAACAACACTCTCCGGCGCCTTTCGCTCTCCTGCTACAAATACAGTCGGGTCTTGCCTCTTTCCCAGGCCTGGCGCTGGAAGGGGTGAGCTATAACTCACAGAAAAAATCATTACAGCTGTATCTCTATGCCAGCGATGAGAGCCAGGTACAGCAGTTTATAAAACAGGGCATAGCAGGCTTTTCATTGAAGATCG
- the gspG gene encoding type II secretion system major pseudopilin GspG, whose product MERQTLRTQRGFTLMELMVVIVILGILASLVVPNLMGNKDRADRQKAISDITALENALDMYKLDNHRYPTTEQGMEALVEAPVLSPLAENYNPGGYIRRLPADPWGNDYILVSPGEHSAIDLSSVGPDGEAGTTDDVNNWDNDKKAR is encoded by the coding sequence ATGGAACGACAGACATTAAGAACACAGCGTGGTTTTACCTTGATGGAGCTTATGGTGGTCATTGTGATTCTGGGCATTCTTGCCAGCCTGGTTGTACCCAACCTGATGGGTAACAAAGATCGTGCGGATCGACAAAAAGCCATCAGCGACATTACCGCTCTCGAAAACGCGCTCGATATGTACAAGCTGGATAACCATCGCTACCCCACGACCGAACAGGGAATGGAGGCTCTCGTTGAAGCTCCTGTGCTGTCACCGCTGGCTGAAAATTATAATCCCGGTGGCTATATCCGTCGCCTGCCCGCGGATCCGTGGGGTAATGACTACATTCTGGTAAGCCCAGGCGAACACAGTGCTATCGACTTAAGCTCAGTCGGGCCCGACGGTGAAGCGGGGACAACGGACGACGTAAACAACTGGGATAACGACAAAAAAGCTCGCTAA
- the gspE gene encoding type II secretion system ATPase GspE, protein MTPYSWKKAQRVGVAFQQQELFYAENATLEHLLEVASAAPHCTHFTRLTPAQFTEKLEILYQQNSESAQLIAEDINNSDDLSVLSDEIPVNEDLLNEQSDAPVIRLINAVLSEALKEHASDIHIEVFEKTMSIRFRVDGVLRPVVQPNKKLAALLVSRIKIMARLDIAEKRLPQDGRITLKIGNRNVDVRVSTLPSQHGERVVLRLLDKTSLRLSLDRLDMSADDIRNLKHLIALPHGIILVTGPTGSGKSTTLYALLSALNSPERNVLTVEDPIEYELEGIGQTQVNSRVDMSFARGLRAILRQDPDVVMVGEIRDAETARIAVQASLTGHLVLSTLHTNSASGAVTRLRDMGTESFLLSSSLVGVIAQRLLRRLCNQCKSAHPVTLQQQQLLLAQGIDASQLWQASGCSACRQSGYQGRLAIHELLVMTPEIREAVHAEINEQQLEQLQRRNHFSLLANGLRVAAQGLTSLEEVLRVTAEGHASTEHKG, encoded by the coding sequence ATGACACCCTATTCCTGGAAAAAAGCGCAGCGTGTCGGTGTTGCCTTCCAGCAGCAGGAGTTGTTCTATGCAGAAAATGCCACGCTTGAGCATCTGCTTGAAGTAGCCTCTGCTGCCCCCCACTGCACTCACTTTACGCGGCTTACCCCTGCGCAATTTACAGAAAAGCTTGAGATTCTCTACCAGCAAAATAGCGAGTCAGCCCAGCTCATTGCTGAAGATATTAACAACTCGGACGACCTCAGCGTCCTTTCCGATGAGATCCCCGTGAATGAAGATCTGCTCAACGAGCAGTCAGACGCGCCGGTGATCAGACTCATAAATGCCGTACTCAGTGAAGCGCTTAAGGAACACGCCTCGGACATTCATATTGAGGTGTTTGAAAAGACGATGAGCATCCGCTTTCGTGTGGATGGGGTATTGCGACCAGTGGTTCAGCCAAATAAAAAGCTGGCCGCGCTACTCGTCTCGCGCATCAAAATTATGGCCCGGCTGGATATTGCAGAGAAAAGGCTGCCGCAGGATGGGCGGATAACCCTAAAGATAGGCAATCGAAACGTCGATGTGCGCGTCTCCACGCTGCCCTCACAGCACGGAGAACGGGTTGTTTTACGCCTGCTGGATAAAACCAGCCTGCGCCTGTCGCTCGACAGGCTGGATATGTCAGCCGATGACATCCGCAATCTGAAACATCTTATCGCCCTACCCCACGGCATTATTCTGGTCACGGGTCCCACCGGATCAGGGAAAAGTACCACTCTTTACGCACTCCTTTCCGCGCTCAATAGCCCGGAACGTAATGTCCTCACGGTTGAAGACCCCATCGAATATGAGCTGGAGGGGATCGGCCAGACGCAGGTTAATAGCCGCGTGGATATGTCCTTTGCCCGCGGGTTACGCGCCATTTTGCGTCAGGATCCTGATGTGGTGATGGTAGGGGAAATACGCGATGCTGAAACTGCGCGGATTGCCGTACAGGCCTCATTAACCGGGCATCTTGTCCTCTCCACCCTGCATACAAACAGCGCCAGCGGCGCAGTGACTCGCCTGCGTGATATGGGTACGGAATCATTCCTGCTCTCATCATCGCTGGTCGGGGTGATCGCACAGCGTCTGCTAAGACGCCTCTGTAACCAGTGCAAATCCGCTCATCCCGTCACGCTTCAACAGCAGCAGTTATTGCTGGCGCAAGGAATTGATGCTTCGCAACTTTGGCAGGCCAGCGGATGTAGCGCCTGTCGACAAAGTGGCTATCAGGGACGTCTGGCCATTCATGAGCTGTTAGTGATGACACCAGAGATACGCGAAGCCGTACACGCAGAGATCAATGAACAACAGCTGGAGCAGCTTCAGCGCCGTAATCACTTCAGCTTACTGGCAAATGGCCTGCGCGTAGCCGCACAAGGATTGACCTCACTGGAAGAGGTACTGCGCGTCACTGCCGAAGGGCACGCTTCAACGGAGCACAAAGGATGA